A single region of the Streptobacillus felis genome encodes:
- the rnpA gene encoding ribonuclease P protein component, which yields MEKLRKNKEFNRVYNKGKKLSGKFVLIFECNAKKQKLGFVASKKTGNSVYRSRAKRLLREAARLNIELFRDDKEYVLVAKSIFKDKMKEIKYQDIDFDLKRILRKNKNEKNINRPN from the coding sequence ATGGAAAAGTTGAGAAAAAATAAAGAATTTAATAGGGTGTATAATAAAGGTAAAAAGCTATCTGGCAAATTTGTCCTAATTTTTGAATGTAATGCTAAAAAACAAAAATTGGGTTTTGTAGCCAGTAAAAAAACTGGAAATTCCGTTTATAGATCTAGAGCTAAAAGATTGCTTAGAGAAGCGGCTAGATTAAATATAGAACTATTTAGAGATGATAAAGAATATGTTCTTGTTGCAAAAAGCATATTCAAAGATAAAATGAAAGAAATAAAATATCAAGACATAGATTTTGATTTAAAAAGAATATTAAGGAAGAATAAAAATGAAAAGAATATTAATAGGCCTAATTAA
- the mnmE gene encoding tRNA uridine-5-carboxymethylaminomethyl(34) synthesis GTPase MnmE, with amino-acid sequence MFFDTIAAISTARGESGIGIVRISGDEAFKILDEIFVPFSKNKDLGNYKLNYGYIYDDGKAIDEVLVSRMKGPRSYTTEDIVEINCHGGYYTTKKILEVVLKKGARMAEIGEFTKRAFMNGRIDLSQAEAVIDIIHGKTEKSVSLSLDQLKGSLRDQIKEFKEAFLDITAHVNVVMDYPEEGIDDPLPLELRKKLEEVYRKADILISSYDKGKKIKEGIKTVIVGKPNVGKSTLLNTLLQEERAIVTSVPGTTRDVIEEIINIKGIPLVLVDTAGIRETDDIVENIGVKKSLEFIEIADLVLLVLDNSRELEEEDVKVIEKIISLEKQYIVLLNKIDLEKKLDISKYDLKNIVEISAQNNINMDKMENEIYEFITDNEIDDSSEKLILTNIRHKTALEKTKDSIKNIFETIDMGMPLDLISVDLKEGLDSLSEITGEITSEDILDHIFAKFCVGK; translated from the coding sequence ATGTTTTTTGATACAATAGCAGCTATATCTACTGCAAGAGGTGAATCAGGTATAGGTATAGTAAGAATATCAGGAGATGAAGCTTTTAAAATATTAGATGAAATATTTGTTCCATTTAGTAAGAATAAAGACCTAGGAAACTATAAATTAAACTATGGATATATATATGATGATGGAAAAGCTATAGATGAGGTATTGGTTAGTAGAATGAAAGGACCACGTTCATACACTACTGAAGATATAGTAGAAATAAATTGCCATGGTGGATATTATACTACAAAAAAAATATTAGAAGTTGTACTTAAAAAAGGTGCAAGAATGGCAGAAATAGGTGAATTTACTAAAAGGGCATTTATGAATGGTAGAATAGATTTATCACAAGCAGAAGCTGTAATAGATATTATTCATGGGAAAACTGAAAAATCTGTATCATTATCATTAGATCAATTAAAAGGTAGTTTAAGAGATCAAATTAAAGAATTTAAAGAAGCTTTTTTAGATATTACAGCACATGTTAATGTAGTTATGGATTATCCTGAAGAAGGTATAGATGATCCACTTCCTTTAGAATTAAGAAAGAAGTTAGAAGAGGTATATAGAAAAGCGGATATATTAATTTCTTCATATGATAAAGGTAAGAAAATAAAGGAAGGGATAAAAACAGTAATAGTAGGTAAACCTAATGTTGGAAAATCAACACTGCTTAATACCTTATTACAGGAAGAAAGAGCTATAGTTACATCTGTTCCAGGAACTACAAGAGATGTTATAGAAGAAATAATTAATATTAAAGGCATACCTTTAGTTTTAGTAGATACAGCAGGTATAAGAGAAACTGATGACATAGTTGAAAATATAGGGGTTAAGAAAAGTTTAGAATTTATTGAAATTGCAGATTTAGTATTATTAGTACTTGATAATTCTAGAGAACTTGAAGAAGAAGATGTTAAAGTAATAGAAAAAATAATTTCTTTAGAAAAGCAATATATAGTTTTACTTAATAAGATAGATTTAGAGAAAAAATTAGATATTTCTAAATATGATTTAAAAAATATAGTTGAGATTTCGGCTCAAAATAATATTAATATGGATAAGATGGAAAATGAAATTTATGAATTCATTACAGATAATGAAATAGATGATAGTTCAGAGAAACTTATACTTACAAATATTAGACATAAAACAGCTTTAGAAAAAACTAAAGATTCAATAAAAAATATATTTGAAACTATAGATATGGGTATGCCTCTTGACCTTATTTCAGTAGATTTAAAAGAAGGTTTAGATTCTTTATCTGAAATAACAGGTGAAATTACATCTGAGGATATACTTGATCATATTTTCGCTAAATTTTGCGTAGGTAAATAA
- the murC gene encoding UDP-N-acetylmuramate--L-alanine ligase: MKKAFFSGINGIGMSGLALILKELGYEVSGSDIAYKEISKKLEDNGIKVYVEQKRGNVEGKDIDLYVYSTAIKENNPEYMYMVEKNIKMVRRGELLAEIMDKLPLGIAVAGTHGKTTTSSLATVAFLDNDPYVAVGGIVPEIGSNSRVGNSEYFIAEADESDNSFLYMHPFYSIITNIEADHLEFHGSLENIKRSFGKFIDQTRKMVLACYDCEEIRSYENDKIVFYSVYEENKDKVRIYAKNIHSIDGKTYFDVVKNGEELGTFKLSIPGVHNVSNALAVIYIAHEEKLDMDKVKDRIEGFKGANRRYQVIFEKEFKVIDDYAHHPTEIKATINAAKMNEKKEIVVIFEPHRYSRTKFFLNEFAESLSLADKVYLLPIYSASEENIYDVSSEDLAKLVGEHSKVYEKDELTNILLEEDKKGKVYIFMGAGSVSAYGHKFVEMVK; this comes from the coding sequence ATGAAAAAAGCATTTTTTAGTGGAATTAATGGAATAGGTATGAGTGGACTTGCACTAATACTTAAAGAATTAGGATATGAAGTATCTGGTTCAGATATTGCATATAAGGAAATAAGTAAGAAATTAGAAGATAATGGGATAAAAGTATATGTTGAACAAAAAAGAGGAAATGTTGAAGGTAAGGATATAGATCTATATGTATATTCAACAGCAATTAAAGAAAATAATCCTGAATATATGTATATGGTAGAAAAAAATATAAAAATGGTAAGAAGGGGTGAATTACTTGCAGAAATTATGGATAAATTACCGTTAGGGATTGCAGTAGCTGGAACTCACGGTAAAACAACAACTTCATCACTTGCAACAGTAGCCTTTTTAGATAATGATCCATATGTTGCAGTAGGAGGTATAGTACCAGAAATAGGCTCTAATTCTAGGGTAGGTAATTCAGAATATTTTATAGCAGAAGCAGATGAAAGCGATAATTCCTTCTTGTATATGCATCCATTTTATTCTATAATAACTAATATAGAGGCAGATCACCTTGAATTTCATGGTAGTTTAGAAAATATTAAGAGATCATTTGGTAAGTTCATAGACCAAACAAGAAAAATGGTTCTAGCTTGTTATGATTGTGAAGAAATTAGAAGTTATGAAAATGATAAAATAGTATTTTATTCAGTTTATGAAGAAAATAAGGATAAGGTTAGAATATATGCAAAAAACATTCATAGTATAGATGGTAAAACATATTTTGATGTAGTTAAAAATGGAGAAGAATTAGGTACATTTAAATTATCAATTCCAGGTGTGCATAATGTATCAAATGCATTAGCAGTAATATATATAGCGCATGAAGAAAAATTAGATATGGATAAGGTTAAGGATAGAATAGAAGGTTTTAAAGGAGCTAATAGAAGATACCAAGTAATATTTGAAAAAGAATTTAAGGTTATTGATGATTATGCTCATCATCCAACAGAAATAAAGGCAACTATTAATGCTGCTAAAATGAATGAAAAGAAAGAAATAGTAGTAATATTTGAACCTCATAGATATTCAAGAACTAAATTCTTTTTAAATGAATTTGCAGAAAGTTTATCTCTTGCAGATAAAGTCTATCTTTTACCTATATATTCAGCAAGTGAAGAAAATATATATGATGTAAGTTCAGAAGATTTAGCTAAATTAGTAGGAGAACATTCTAAAGTATATGAAAAAGATGAGTTAACAAATATATTATTAGAAGAAGATAAAAAAGGAAAGGTATACATATTTATGGGTGCAGGTAGTGTTTCAGCATACGGACATAAATTTGTAGAAATGGTAAAATAA
- a CDS encoding cell division protein FtsQ/DivIB: MKAHIIKLLLLISFVYVIFLFIESDFFLVKKVNVEGNISLVKEDISSKFDKLKGEKIFSLDLSEMRNRLEEDVRIESVNISRKFPDTINVNIEERIPIGIISKNNKYYYIDKNLNIFAYYKEVKEDNLPIIDLKEENVEDIKELLSNVLNTKIYNIISEIYQEKDMYVLTLLDGTDVYTYKEIDSKKYEIAYNIYIEEIKENHLEYIDLRFKDIAVK, from the coding sequence ATGAAAGCACATATTATAAAATTACTATTATTAATATCTTTTGTGTATGTTATTTTCTTATTTATTGAAAGTGATTTCTTTTTAGTAAAAAAAGTAAATGTTGAAGGAAATATTTCTTTAGTCAAGGAAGATATTTCTAGTAAATTTGATAAATTAAAAGGAGAAAAAATATTTTCACTTGATTTATCTGAAATGAGAAATAGATTAGAAGAAGATGTAAGAATTGAAAGTGTAAATATTTCAAGAAAATTTCCAGATACTATTAATGTTAATATAGAAGAAAGAATACCTATAGGTATTATTTCAAAAAACAACAAATATTACTATATTGATAAAAACTTAAACATTTTTGCTTACTATAAAGAGGTAAAGGAAGATAACTTGCCTATAATAGATTTAAAAGAAGAAAATGTAGAAGATATAAAAGAATTGCTATCAAATGTATTAAATACTAAAATATATAATATAATTTCTGAAATATATCAAGAAAAAGATATGTATGTACTTACATTACTTGATGGGACTGATGTTTATACATATAAAGAAATAGATTCTAAAAAGTATGAAATTGCATATAATATATATATAGAAGAAATTAAAGAAAATCACTTAGAATATATAGATTTAAGGTTTAAAGATATTGCAGTAAAATAA
- a CDS encoding DUF5680 domain-containing protein — translation MNDKLIKFLVEAKKVTYAGSGVKTTPTRFKSNDYEYIQDNKIYHDTYFGGSNFIGEEIVYVNEIPFWAMNYIGRVTGDNFKIDFLKEALKNTSLEMPYRGPGSFKKDEYEYICEVNGDINWFQGKEIIMYNNEEIYESFFHGGLIK, via the coding sequence ATGAATGATAAATTAATAAAATTTTTAGTTGAAGCAAAAAAAGTTACATATGCTGGAAGTGGTGTAAAAACCACTCCTACAAGATTTAAATCTAATGATTATGAATATATTCAAGATAATAAAATATATCATGATACATATTTTGGAGGATCAAACTTTATAGGTGAAGAAATAGTATATGTAAATGAAATACCTTTTTGGGCAATGAACTATATAGGCCGTGTAACAGGAGATAATTTTAAAATTGATTTTCTAAAAGAAGCTTTAAAAAATACAAGTTTAGAAATGCCATATAGGGGTCCAGGTTCATTTAAAAAAGATGAATATGAATATATATGTGAAGTTAATGGTGATATTAATTGGTTTCAAGGAAAAGAAATAATAATGTATAATAATGAAGAAATATATGAAAGTTTTTTTCATGGTGGATTAATAAAATAA
- a CDS encoding YidC/Oxa1 family membrane protein insertase — protein MTLGIFLAPQWLVNAAVKLLSLIYSVVGNYGIAIIITTFLVRLILMPLTLKQEKSMKRMREIQPKIDALKEKYKDDKQMLNQKTMELYQKEQVNPAGGCLPILIQLPVFIALYQAFITNALPQDATFLWFNLSKPDSLFTIGGFSVNLLPLLTTGLTFIQQKLMQAKTQNTNSDDPMASSMQTMMYVMPIMMLFIFYKMPSGLNLYYFVNTLLSVLQQFYVMNRRDM, from the coding sequence ATGACATTAGGAATTTTTTTAGCACCACAATGGTTAGTTAATGCTGCCGTAAAATTATTATCATTAATATATAGTGTTGTTGGTAACTACGGTATAGCAATAATAATTACTACGTTTTTAGTAAGGTTAATACTTATGCCTTTAACATTAAAGCAAGAAAAATCTATGAAAAGAATGAGAGAAATTCAGCCTAAGATAGATGCTTTAAAAGAAAAGTATAAAGATGATAAACAAATGTTAAATCAAAAGACTATGGAACTTTATCAAAAAGAGCAAGTAAACCCAGCAGGAGGATGTTTACCTATATTAATACAATTACCGGTATTCATCGCCCTATATCAAGCATTTATAACTAATGCTTTACCACAAGATGCTACATTTTTATGGTTTAATTTAAGTAAACCTGATTCACTATTTACTATAGGTGGATTTTCAGTTAATTTATTACCACTTTTAACTACAGGACTTACTTTTATTCAACAAAAATTAATGCAAGCTAAGACTCAAAATACAAATAGTGATGATCCTATGGCAAGTAGTATGCAAACAATGATGTATGTTATGCCTATTATGATGTTATTCATATTCTATAAAATGCCATCAGGACTTAATCTATATTACTTTGTAAATACTTTATTATCAGTATTACAACAATTCTATGTAATGAATAGGAGAGATATGTAA
- the ftsZ gene encoding cell division protein FtsZ, whose product MEGNFNNNYNGYQQQQVYMNNMQHQAVNANVQGAKISIIGVGGGGGNAVDYMKEYNIEGVQYIAINTDFQDLEKKAADIKFSIGTLGAGGDPSVARAAADEMRNEIKKIIQGQDMIFITAGMGGGTGTGASPIVAEIARELNILTIAVVTTPFKFEGPRRRTNAENGINELKKHVDTLIVIPNDKLLTYKTSTNKVRSMFLAPNEVLFRSVKGIAEVITKEGLINIDFADVKYVMKDAGEAVVGLGIAEQGKEASVAVREAIESPLLDRNIKGAKKLLLNITISPEAPFEDFHKIVDEVTAYSENPDLDVMLGVMTDESTTDTRVTIVATGFDNKIESVASTVEVIRESENHTEENSVKEQSFVFPRFDD is encoded by the coding sequence ATGGAAGGTAATTTCAATAATAACTATAACGGTTATCAACAACAACAAGTATATATGAACAACATGCAACACCAGGCAGTAAATGCAAATGTACAAGGTGCAAAAATAAGTATAATAGGTGTTGGAGGCGGTGGAGGAAATGCCGTTGACTACATGAAAGAATATAATATTGAAGGTGTTCAATATATTGCTATAAATACAGATTTTCAAGATTTAGAAAAAAAAGCAGCAGATATTAAATTTTCTATAGGTACTTTAGGTGCAGGTGGAGATCCATCTGTAGCAAGAGCAGCTGCTGATGAAATGAGAAATGAAATTAAAAAAATTATTCAAGGTCAAGATATGATATTCATTACTGCTGGTATGGGTGGAGGAACTGGAACAGGTGCATCTCCTATAGTTGCAGAAATTGCAAGAGAATTAAATATATTAACTATAGCTGTTGTTACGACTCCATTTAAGTTTGAAGGACCAAGAAGAAGAACTAATGCTGAAAATGGTATTAATGAACTTAAAAAACATGTTGATACTTTAATAGTAATACCTAATGACAAGTTATTAACATATAAAACTTCTACTAATAAAGTTAGAAGTATGTTCTTAGCTCCAAATGAAGTATTATTTAGATCTGTTAAAGGTATAGCTGAAGTAATTACTAAAGAAGGGTTAATAAATATAGATTTCGCTGACGTTAAATATGTTATGAAAGATGCTGGGGAAGCTGTAGTTGGATTAGGTATAGCTGAACAAGGAAAAGAAGCATCAGTTGCAGTTAGAGAAGCTATAGAAAGCCCATTATTAGATAGAAATATTAAAGGTGCTAAGAAATTATTATTAAATATTACAATTTCACCAGAAGCTCCATTTGAAGACTTCCACAAAATTGTTGATGAAGTTACAGCATATTCTGAAAATCCAGATTTAGATGTAATGTTAGGTGTAATGACAGATGAGTCTACTACAGATACTAGAGTAACTATAGTTGCTACAGGATTTGATAATAAGATAGAATCAGTTGCATCAACTGTTGAAGTTATTAGAGAAAGTGAAAATCATACTGAAGAAAATAGTGTAAAAGAACAATCATTCGTATTTCCTAGATTTGATGACTAA
- the rpmH gene encoding 50S ribosomal protein L34: protein MKRTYQPNKRKRKMDHGFRLRMKTKSGRNVLKRRRAKGRAKLSA, encoded by the coding sequence ATGAAAAGAACATATCAACCAAATAAAAGAAAAAGAAAAATGGATCACGGATTCAGATTAAGAATGAAAACTAAGAGTGGAAGAAACGTTCTTAAGAGAAGAAGAGCAAAAGGAAGAGCAAAATTATCAGCATAA
- a CDS encoding tRNA dihydrouridine synthase has protein sequence MGVKIYTAPMAGVTDYTFRKIVEEFKPDLTFTEMVSVNQLTYTEVSKILRLRENNGVQLFGKDIELMQKAAKYVESMGVSEINLNCGCPMKKIVNSGHGSALIKDPKKIEEILIALKEVLKPTTNLSLKIRVGYDKPENYLEIAKIAEKLRCSHITIHGRTREQKYTGSADWNYIKEVKDNVNIKVIGNGDIFDARDAVEKIKYSKVDGIMLARGILGNPWLISQIRELLEFGEIKTVVNDLDRVNMAIRHVSEYAKDNDEIYYPDIRKYIMYYLEKIEGLDEIKKLINQSISYKETIDLLNKIK, from the coding sequence ATGGGAGTAAAAATATATACAGCTCCTATGGCTGGTGTAACAGATTATACATTCAGAAAAATAGTAGAGGAATTTAAACCAGACCTTACTTTCACTGAAATGGTTAGTGTTAATCAATTAACATATACTGAAGTATCTAAAATCTTAAGGTTAAGAGAAAATAACGGAGTACAGCTTTTTGGTAAGGATATAGAACTAATGCAAAAAGCAGCTAAATATGTTGAATCTATGGGAGTTAGTGAGATAAATTTAAATTGTGGATGTCCTATGAAGAAAATTGTTAATTCTGGTCATGGTTCTGCTTTAATAAAAGATCCTAAAAAAATAGAGGAAATATTAATTGCATTAAAAGAAGTTCTTAAACCAACAACTAATCTTTCTTTAAAGATAAGAGTTGGTTATGATAAGCCTGAAAACTATTTAGAAATAGCTAAAATTGCAGAAAAATTAAGATGTTCACATATAACGATACATGGAAGAACAAGGGAACAAAAATATACAGGTAGTGCAGATTGGAACTATATTAAAGAAGTAAAAGATAATGTAAATATTAAAGTTATAGGTAATGGAGATATATTTGATGCAAGAGATGCTGTAGAAAAAATAAAATATTCTAAAGTAGATGGTATAATGCTTGCAAGAGGTATACTTGGAAATCCTTGGTTAATAAGTCAAATAAGAGAATTACTTGAATTTGGAGAAATAAAAACTGTAGTAAATGACTTAGATAGAGTAAATATGGCTATAAGACATGTAAGTGAATATGCAAAAGATAATGATGAAATATATTATCCTGATATTAGAAAATATATTATGTATTATCTTGAAAAAATAGAGGGACTAGATGAAATTAAAAAATTAATTAATCAAAGTATTTCATATAAAGAAACTATAGACTTATTAAATAAAATAAAGTAG
- the yidD gene encoding membrane protein insertion efficiency factor YidD, which produces MKRILIGLINFYQKNISKHTPRVCRFYPTCSEYSKQAIIKYGALKGSYLAIKRILKCHPFHPGGNDPLV; this is translated from the coding sequence ATGAAAAGAATATTAATAGGCCTAATTAATTTTTACCAAAAAAACATTTCTAAACACACACCTAGAGTTTGTAGATTTTATCCAACTTGTTCTGAGTATTCTAAGCAAGCTATCATTAAATATGGAGCTTTAAAAGGTTCATATTTAGCTATAAAAAGAATATTAAAATGCCATCCTTTTCATCCCGGTGGAAATGATCCGTTAGTATAG
- a CDS encoding protein jag: MLGQVLRSSSEEELREKIRDLITLADDETVEIKELKKPFKFLFFSKQGEYLVKIVKKSEKTEKIEKKEKHEKPVKKEHVKKQNVKKEKPVEKKVEQNPVKHSVEKDKIKDRLNVIIKEFLAVSNLNISIKEITSKDNVYKVELTGEEIRYIIGEKGISLSSLEYLLMSLEEFKNIKVFIDSNNYKEKRESILRELAQKTAKTVMKTQRKVKLNPMPSRERKIIHEEISKIPGLETISVGVEPKRCLIIKLKNKK; this comes from the coding sequence ATGTTAGGACAAGTATTACGTTCAAGTAGTGAAGAAGAATTAAGAGAGAAAATAAGAGATTTAATTACTTTAGCTGATGATGAAACTGTAGAAATTAAAGAATTAAAGAAACCATTTAAATTTTTATTCTTTAGTAAACAAGGTGAATATTTAGTAAAAATAGTTAAAAAGAGTGAAAAAACAGAAAAAATTGAAAAGAAAGAAAAACACGAAAAACCAGTAAAAAAAGAACATGTAAAAAAACAAAATGTTAAAAAAGAAAAACCTGTAGAAAAAAAAGTTGAACAAAATCCTGTAAAACATTCAGTTGAAAAAGATAAGATTAAAGATAGACTAAATGTAATAATTAAGGAGTTTTTAGCAGTATCTAATTTAAATATTAGTATTAAAGAAATTACTTCTAAGGATAATGTATATAAGGTGGAACTTACTGGAGAAGAAATAAGATATATTATAGGTGAGAAAGGAATTTCTTTATCATCTTTAGAATATTTATTAATGTCATTAGAGGAATTTAAAAATATTAAAGTATTTATAGATTCTAATAACTACAAAGAAAAAAGAGAAAGCATTTTAAGAGAGTTAGCACAAAAAACAGCTAAAACTGTTATGAAGACACAGAGAAAAGTTAAATTAAATCCTATGCCTTCAAGAGAAAGAAAGATAATACATGAAGAAATTAGTAAAATACCAGGATTAGAGACTATCAGTGTTGGTGTAGAACCAAAAAGATGCTTAATAATTAAATTAAAAAATAAAAAATAG
- the pyrB gene encoding aspartate carbamoyltransferase, producing the protein MTEKFLKEKKFRSLVTGDDFTVPELVDLLNLASDIYREPNNFSNLCNGKVLGSLFFEPSTRTRLSFEAAMVRLGGSYINIPEPKGSSVMKGESLADTIRTVAAYADIIAMRHPLEGSAEVARQNSSVPFINAGDGGHQHPTQTLTDLLTIKETKHTLENLTIGLCGDLKFGRTVHSLVKTISKFPNNKFIFISPVELEIPEYIKMDLKKRNIEFVEVRNLEDIMDKLDILYMTRVQRERFFNEADYMRLKDTYILDNKKLENAKEDLIILHPLPRVNEIAVEVDKDPRAKYFEQVRFGMIVRMALILRLLEVR; encoded by the coding sequence ATGACTGAAAAATTTTTAAAAGAGAAAAAATTTAGATCGCTGGTTACAGGAGATGATTTTACAGTTCCTGAATTAGTTGATTTATTAAATTTAGCAAGTGATATTTATAGAGAACCGAATAATTTTTCTAATTTATGTAATGGAAAAGTTTTAGGTTCTCTTTTTTTTGAGCCTTCAACAAGAACTAGACTTTCTTTTGAAGCTGCTATGGTAAGACTTGGAGGTTCATATATTAATATACCTGAACCTAAGGGTTCTAGTGTTATGAAGGGTGAAAGCTTAGCTGATACTATAAGAACTGTTGCTGCATATGCAGATATTATAGCTATGAGACATCCTTTAGAAGGTTCAGCTGAAGTTGCAAGACAGAATTCATCAGTTCCATTTATTAATGCAGGTGATGGAGGACATCAACATCCTACACAAACACTTACAGATTTATTAACTATTAAAGAAACTAAACATACTTTAGAAAATCTTACTATAGGTTTATGTGGTGACTTAAAATTTGGTAGAACTGTACATTCACTTGTAAAGACTATATCAAAATTCCCTAATAATAAGTTTATATTCATTTCTCCTGTAGAACTTGAAATCCCTGAATATATAAAAATGGATTTAAAGAAGAGAAATATAGAGTTTGTAGAAGTAAGAAATTTAGAAGATATTATGGATAAATTAGACATACTTTACATGACTCGTGTTCAAAGAGAAAGATTCTTTAATGAAGCAGATTATATGAGACTTAAAGATACATATATTTTAGATAACAAAAAGTTAGAAAATGCAAAAGAAGACTTAATTATACTTCATCCACTTCCAAGGGTAAATGAAATAGCTGTAGAAGTAGATAAAGATCCTAGAGCTAAATATTTTGAACAAGTAAGATTTGGTATGATAGTTAGAATGGCACTAATATTAAGATTATTGGAGGTAAGATAA
- a CDS encoding aspartate carbamoyltransferase regulatory subunit codes for MLNINSISKGIVIDHIKTGLGYEIFKLLELDKAKFRVALIMNAESKKNGKKDMIKIENNIDIDFSILGLIDPNVTVNIIENENIKEKIKIKLPEKVEEYIKCKNPRCITMHENIKNEFTLVDEKEGTYKCHYCDHFQTVGGK; via the coding sequence ATGTTAAATATAAATAGTATAAGTAAAGGTATAGTAATAGACCATATAAAAACTGGATTAGGTTATGAAATATTTAAATTATTAGAACTTGATAAAGCTAAATTTAGAGTTGCTTTAATTATGAATGCTGAGTCTAAGAAAAATGGTAAAAAAGATATGATAAAAATAGAAAATAATATAGATATAGACTTTTCTATTTTAGGATTAATAGATCCTAATGTAACTGTAAATATTATAGAAAATGAAAATATAAAAGAAAAAATAAAAATAAAATTACCAGAAAAAGTTGAAGAATATATAAAATGTAAAAATCCTCGTTGCATTACTATGCATGAGAATATTAAAAATGAATTTACATTAGTAGATGAAAAAGAAGGAACATATAAGTGTCATTATTGTGATCATTTTCAAACAGTTGGAGGTAAATAA
- the murB gene encoding UDP-N-acetylmuramate dehydrogenase encodes MRILRDVSIKEYSNMKVGGTAKELIFIHDKNELKEIYDTRDRIYLIGNGTNTLISDGYLDISFVTLKEMKDIVIEKKEDEYALVRAYSGVDFNDFIKFMEENNLSGIENMSGIPGSFGGITNMNAGAYGTEIFDVIEEVEVFDPKEGIKILKKENMDFRYRGTEIKDNKWVVVSTLLKLTYGFDKEASQDKYNQRKTKHPLNYPNLGSTFKNPKGTFAAQLISDCGLKEFKVGDAQVSPVHPNFITNLGNAKFSDIQEILKHVKEVVNEKTGIMLETEIIIVE; translated from the coding sequence ATGAGAATATTAAGAGATGTAAGTATAAAAGAATACTCTAATATGAAGGTTGGGGGAACAGCAAAAGAATTAATATTTATACATGATAAAAATGAATTAAAAGAAATATATGATACTAGAGATAGAATATACCTAATAGGTAATGGTACTAACACTTTAATATCAGATGGATATTTAGATATATCTTTTGTTACATTAAAAGAGATGAAAGATATAGTAATAGAAAAGAAAGAAGATGAATACGCCTTAGTTAGAGCTTACTCAGGTGTTGATTTTAATGACTTCATTAAATTTATGGAAGAAAATAATTTATCTGGTATAGAGAATATGTCAGGTATACCGGGTAGTTTTGGTGGGATTACTAATATGAACGCTGGTGCATATGGTACTGAAATATTTGATGTAATAGAAGAAGTTGAAGTTTTTGATCCAAAAGAAGGAATAAAAATACTTAAAAAAGAAAATATGGACTTTAGATATAGAGGGACAGAAATAAAAGATAATAAATGGGTAGTAGTTTCTACTTTACTTAAATTAACTTATGGTTTTGATAAGGAAGCCAGCCAAGACAAGTACAACCAAAGAAAAACTAAGCATCCTTTAAATTATCCTAATTTAGGTTCAACATTTAAAAATCCTAAGGGGACTTTTGCTGCACAATTAATATCAGACTGTGGTTTAAAAGAATTTAAAGTAGGAGATGCACAAGTTTCGCCTGTACATCCTAACTTCATTACTAATTTAGGTAATGCTAAATTTAGTGATATACAAGAAATACTTAAACATGTAAAAGAAGTAGTAAATGAAAAAACAGGTATAATGCTTGAAACAGAGATAATAATAGTGGAGTAA